The DNA segment GGGTTATGGCTGCAATTCCTTTTGCCATTTGGTTCTTCCTAGCTATTGAAGGCGGTGCGATGGCCGCTGAAGAAGTTCGTGATCCTAAGAAGGATATTCCAAAAGGATTCATTTCAGGTATTTTAACTCTAGGTGTTGCCACGGTTTTAACATTATTCGTAACGGCTGGTCTTGGTGGAGGAACTGGCAAGCCGGCGGATTACCCGCTTCCACAAGCCTTATCCAGCGTGTACGGTGAAGGTAGTATCATTCCTATTACTGTTGCGATTATTGGACTCTTTGGTTTAATTGCCAGCTTACATGGAATTATTATTGGATTCTCCCGCCAGACGTTTGCCTTGGCAAGAGCAGGGTACTTACCGAAATTCCTTTCTAATCTTTCGAAAAGAGGCGTACCGCACTGGGGTCTTATTGTACCAGGTGCAATTGGTGTCATTGCTGCCGGTTCTGCTAATTTTGCAAATGCACTAATTATCCTTTCTGTTTTTGGTGCGATTACCATGTACTGCTTAAGTATGATTTCATTATTTGTGTTAAGAAAGAAAGAACCAAATATGGAGAGACCATTCAAAGTAAGTTATCCAGTTGTACCAGCGATTGCACTTATTTTAGGCGTGTTTTCTTTCTTCTGTGTTGTTAAATATAGTGTTCTAACTACAGCTTTACCATTGTTTGGAGTAGAACTTCCATTAGGTTATGTCATTTTATCCATCTTTGGAGTAGCGCTTGTCTACTATTTCTTAGTAGGTTCGAAAAATCTACGCCCAATGTCAGAAGAATTTGTATCCATAGAAGATATTACTTCACATGAAGAATTAAAGGATGTTGTAAACAGATAATAACATATAATTTTCGAGTAAATTGAGCAGTCTCTATGAGGGCTGCTTTTTCTATTCTATGATTTATAATGAATATAATCTAATTTTTCAGAATAATTATAGTAATAACTTGACCCATTTAGGTCTTGGTTTAAACCTTATTAAAGGAGGTGACCGTGGATGGAGGTGTTAATAGGAATCGCTTTAGTCATCATTACACTGGCAGTTGGTTCGGCTATTGGCCTGAGAGCGAATAAAAATGTAAGAGCTTTTAAAGAGGAAGAACATGAGATTTTCGTGGGAAGTGATAAAAAAGTCAAAGCACGAAAGGAGATGTAACTATGAAAAATAAAGACCAACAAATGCTGGCTGATAA comes from the Neobacillus sp. PS2-9 genome and includes:
- the eat gene encoding ethanolamine permease; this encodes MEKEKNQLHKSLKPIHLWGIAVGMVISGQYFGWNYGFEQGGTIGLAIAALIITVFYTTFIFSYSELSTSIPHAGGPSAYARKAMGPFMGFVTGIACLLEFVFAPPAIAVSVGAYINFLVPSINAVYATVGMFILFILVNLIGVKGAAIIELVATIMALIGLAIYYVAGLPHVQTSNIFNETAFSNGWSGVMAAIPFAIWFFLAIEGGAMAAEEVRDPKKDIPKGFISGILTLGVATVLTLFVTAGLGGGTGKPADYPLPQALSSVYGEGSIIPITVAIIGLFGLIASLHGIIIGFSRQTFALARAGYLPKFLSNLSKRGVPHWGLIVPGAIGVIAAGSANFANALIILSVFGAITMYCLSMISLFVLRKKEPNMERPFKVSYPVVPAIALILGVFSFFCVVKYSVLTTALPLFGVELPLGYVILSIFGVALVYYFLVGSKNLRPMSEEFVSIEDITSHEELKDVVNR